A window of Borrelia sp. A-FGy1 contains these coding sequences:
- a CDS encoding ATP-dependent helicase: MVDRVEDFFFSLNSCQREIILDNTKNPILVLAGPGSGKTRVITAKIAYLIKIMEIRPEEILALTFTNKVAKEMNIRINHLFDFNKSLHIQTFHSFGAWILRIYFKEFDKNYDSNFTIWDANDVVRFIKQIGLASSIEIAKQVSSLILRKKESGFLNDYFGIEEKIYKDIKTYEQEKARNNAFDFADLILKSALMLRDSEDIKRRIQNRFRAILVDEYQDTNYSQFLFLKELYNQNMHHFMVVGDEDQSIYSFRGARVENIIEFEKAFNNVTRYYLVQNYRSTLSIVNVANDIISKNKNRYEKVIVTKNNIGKKMKFFIFQNPMEESEYFSDFLAKDRLDTAILYRFNYQSFQFEKSFLKRDIQYKVLGSIRFYEREEIKDVISLLRLFVNKKDKVSFLRVINKPSRGIGKATTDKIIGMLNNSDVDIDLIFASRRVCQTLKGKAVDSLITFLNIYDSLYKRIDGDFYINLSVFIRDVVVKFGLWDYYQKFDKDEKSKNIDELIGSGIEYSGGFEGLVLFLENSSLSPLIHGDSSSGILLSSIHGVKGLEFDRVIISGLEKGLIPAEIEELTEERLEEERRLFYVAVTRAKFELIITCNLQRFFGGILRNTAISIFFQDIKRDSYDITFIPEYLKNNFKYFFIEDSYKDFVIGDSVIYNGENGIVVDKWCQIGEQFIKINLRNGKKVILSSSYIKKISKA; this comes from the coding sequence ATGGTAGATAGGGTAGAAGATTTCTTTTTTAGTTTAAATTCCTGTCAAAGAGAAATTATTTTAGATAACACTAAGAATCCTATTCTGGTTTTAGCAGGGCCAGGCAGTGGTAAAACCAGAGTTATTACAGCTAAAATAGCTTATTTAATAAAAATTATGGAAATAAGACCAGAAGAAATTCTTGCTTTAACATTCACAAATAAAGTTGCAAAAGAAATGAATATAAGAATAAATCATCTTTTTGATTTTAATAAGTCTTTACATATTCAAACTTTTCATTCTTTTGGTGCTTGGATTTTAAGAATTTATTTTAAAGAATTTGATAAGAATTATGATTCGAATTTTACAATTTGGGATGCTAATGATGTTGTTCGTTTCATTAAACAAATTGGACTTGCATCTTCCATTGAGATTGCAAAACAGGTTTCGTCTTTAATACTTAGAAAAAAAGAAAGTGGATTTTTAAATGATTATTTTGGTATTGAGGAGAAGATTTATAAAGATATTAAAACTTATGAGCAAGAGAAGGCTAGAAACAATGCTTTTGATTTTGCTGATCTTATTCTTAAATCTGCTTTAATGTTAAGAGACTCTGAGGATATAAAGAGACGAATACAGAATAGATTTAGGGCGATTCTTGTGGATGAATATCAAGATACTAATTATTCACAGTTTTTATTTTTAAAAGAACTTTATAATCAAAATATGCATCATTTTATGGTAGTGGGAGACGAGGATCAGTCTATATACTCTTTTAGAGGAGCTAGAGTAGAGAATATTATTGAGTTTGAAAAGGCATTTAATAATGTTACTAGATACTATTTGGTTCAAAATTATCGTTCTACTTTAAGTATTGTTAATGTTGCAAATGATATTATTTCAAAGAATAAAAATAGATATGAAAAAGTAATAGTTACAAAAAATAATATAGGAAAGAAGATGAAATTTTTTATCTTTCAAAATCCTATGGAGGAATCTGAATATTTTTCTGATTTTCTTGCTAAAGATAGACTTGATACAGCAATTCTTTATAGGTTTAATTATCAATCTTTTCAGTTTGAAAAATCTTTTTTGAAGAGGGATATTCAATATAAGGTGCTAGGTTCAATTAGATTTTATGAGAGGGAAGAAATTAAAGATGTAATTTCTTTGCTAAGACTTTTTGTAAATAAAAAGGATAAAGTATCTTTTTTAAGAGTGATAAATAAGCCTTCTAGAGGAATAGGTAAAGCTACTACAGATAAAATAATAGGAATGCTGAATAACAGCGATGTTGATATTGATTTAATATTTGCAAGCAGAAGAGTTTGTCAAACTCTTAAAGGCAAGGCAGTCGATTCTCTTATTACTTTTTTAAATATTTATGATTCATTATATAAGAGAATTGATGGAGATTTTTATATTAATCTATCTGTTTTTATTAGAGATGTTGTGGTTAAATTTGGACTTTGGGATTATTATCAAAAATTTGATAAAGATGAAAAATCTAAAAATATTGATGAACTTATTGGAAGTGGAATTGAGTATTCAGGTGGCTTTGAGGGACTTGTATTATTTTTAGAAAATTCATCTCTTTCGCCTTTAATTCATGGAGATTCTAGTTCTGGTATACTTTTATCTTCAATTCATGGTGTTAAGGGTCTTGAATTTGATAGAGTAATAATATCTGGGCTTGAGAAGGGATTAATACCTGCTGAGATTGAGGAATTAACGGAGGAAAGATTAGAGGAGGAAAGAAGGCTTTTTTATGTTGCTGTTACTAGAGCCAAGTTTGAGCTTATTATTACGTGTAATTTACAGAGATTTTTTGGTGGTATTTTGAGAAATACAGCTATTTCAATCTTTTTTCAGGATATTAAAAGAGATTCTTATGATATTACTTTTATTCCAGAATATTTAAAGAATAATTTTAAATATTTTTTCATAGAGGATAGCTATAAGGACTTTGTTATTGGAGATAGTGTAATTTATAATGGAGAGAATGGAATAGTTGTAGATAAATGGTGTCAAATTGGTGAGCAGTTTATTAAAATTAATCTAAGAAATGGCAAGAAAGTAATTTTAAGTTCATCCTACATTAAAAAAATTTCTAAGGCATAG
- the gatC gene encoding Asp-tRNA(Asn)/Glu-tRNA(Gln) amidotransferase subunit GatC, producing MKDIHLENSLKLSLLSLSKDEEQKFVEKFEKVIDMLNKISEFDLIDDFKQKACDLSNLRDDKELASLTIESIKKFSNLFLDGYFPSPRVLE from the coding sequence TTGAAAGATATTCATTTAGAAAATAGTTTAAAGTTAAGTTTATTGAGCTTAAGTAAAGATGAAGAGCAAAAATTTGTTGAAAAGTTTGAAAAGGTAATTGATATGTTAAATAAAATTTCTGAATTTGATTTAATAGATGATTTTAAACAAAAGGCATGTGATTTATCTAATTTAAGGGATGATAAGGAGTTAGCTTCTTTGACTATTGAATCTATTAAAAAGTTTAGTAATCTATTTTTAGATGGGTATTTCCCATCCCCTAGGGTACTTGAATAG
- the pyk gene encoding pyruvate kinase yields MIKKLTKIVATISDLRCDPEHIKDLYEAGVNVIRLNTAHQSHEDALKVINNVRQVSNKIAIMIDTKGPEVRTTNIEKPISVKIKDKIIISKSPISEPNSFQANYDGFVNEVTNGSKILIDDGDLEMVVIEKLSDRLICEVKNDGQIKNKKSINTPGVPLKLKSVTEKDKGFIELAAKQNIDFIAHSFVRHERDIQDVKDILNAAGNPDVKIISKVENQEGIDNIEEIAKASYGIMVARGDMGVEIPAEDVPLAQIKITKTCIKYGVPVITATQMLHSMIENPRPTRAEVSDVANAILNGTDAIMLSGETAYGKYPVEAVNMMTRIAREVEKHREKTLFRNEIFCSKRIIRNYIIKCAIDSTKIMPIKAIIVDSLKGRTARVMATYRASVPLFITTSNERIARELSLSYGVYSNLVDSSFKRTTEFVVTSLELLKKQGIVKDSDTVVIISGNPNRDASKGTEFMEINTVEDAIKGRNI; encoded by the coding sequence ATGATAAAAAAGTTAACAAAAATAGTAGCAACAATATCTGATCTAAGATGCGACCCAGAACACATAAAAGATTTATACGAGGCAGGTGTTAATGTAATAAGACTTAATACTGCTCATCAATCTCATGAAGATGCTCTAAAAGTAATTAATAATGTTAGGCAAGTTTCAAATAAAATAGCGATAATGATTGATACAAAAGGCCCAGAAGTTAGAACGACAAATATCGAAAAACCTATTTCCGTTAAGATTAAAGACAAGATAATAATATCAAAATCACCTATTAGTGAACCCAACTCATTTCAAGCTAACTACGATGGCTTTGTCAATGAAGTTACAAATGGCTCTAAAATTTTAATTGACGATGGTGATCTTGAAATGGTTGTAATTGAAAAACTATCGGACAGATTAATTTGTGAAGTTAAAAACGATGGACAAATTAAGAATAAAAAATCCATAAATACACCAGGAGTTCCGCTTAAGCTAAAGTCTGTAACTGAAAAAGATAAAGGATTTATTGAACTTGCAGCAAAACAAAATATTGATTTTATTGCTCACTCATTTGTAAGACATGAAAGAGATATTCAAGACGTTAAGGATATATTAAATGCTGCTGGGAATCCTGACGTAAAAATCATTTCTAAAGTTGAAAATCAAGAAGGAATTGATAACATTGAAGAAATAGCAAAAGCTTCATATGGAATCATGGTAGCAAGAGGAGACATGGGTGTTGAAATACCTGCTGAAGATGTTCCCTTGGCCCAAATTAAAATAACAAAAACTTGCATTAAGTATGGAGTACCAGTAATTACTGCAACACAAATGCTCCACTCAATGATTGAAAATCCAAGACCTACAAGAGCAGAAGTTTCTGATGTTGCTAATGCCATACTAAATGGGACAGATGCTATTATGCTATCTGGTGAAACAGCCTACGGTAAATATCCAGTTGAAGCTGTTAATATGATGACTAGAATAGCTAGAGAGGTTGAAAAACATAGAGAAAAAACGCTATTTAGGAATGAAATTTTTTGTAGTAAAAGAATTATCAGAAACTATATTATTAAATGTGCAATTGACTCTACAAAGATAATGCCCATAAAAGCTATTATCGTTGATTCACTTAAGGGAAGAACTGCAAGAGTAATGGCAACATATAGAGCAAGTGTTCCTTTATTTATTACAACAAGCAACGAGAGAATCGCAAGAGAGCTGTCTCTATCTTACGGCGTTTATTCTAATCTTGTTGATAGTAGCTTTAAAAGAACAACAGAGTTTGTAGTAACTTCTCTTGAACTGCTAAAAAAGCAAGGAATAGTCAAAGATTCAGATACTGTAGTAATAATTTCCGGAAACCCAAACAGAGATGCAAGCAAAGGCACAGAATTTATGGAAATAAATACAGTAGAAGATGCAATTAAAGGACGAAACATATAA
- a CDS encoding CarD family transcriptional regulator: MAFVLDQAVVYPMQGVGRIKNIQNKEFNGKFIDYYEIYFPFNEMTFMVPVDRADDLGIRALVSREKVKEVFDVIKDFEGQIDQKKIKDGSHDFYKQNDILNTAKLYKFLYAKSTQKELPFYEKRILNDFELILEHEISLALQISFEEAKQKIKDVLSAKKS; the protein is encoded by the coding sequence GTGGCATTTGTATTAGATCAAGCTGTAGTTTATCCAATGCAGGGAGTGGGTAGGATAAAAAATATTCAAAATAAAGAGTTTAATGGTAAGTTTATTGATTATTATGAAATATACTTTCCCTTTAATGAGATGACTTTTATGGTGCCTGTTGATAGGGCTGATGATCTTGGGATTAGAGCTTTGGTTAGTAGAGAAAAGGTGAAGGAAGTCTTTGATGTTATTAAAGATTTTGAAGGTCAAATAGATCAAAAAAAAATAAAAGATGGTAGTCATGATTTTTATAAGCAAAATGATATACTAAATACCGCTAAATTGTATAAATTCTTATACGCAAAGTCTACTCAGAAAGAATTGCCGTTCTATGAAAAAAGGATTTTAAATGATTTTGAGTTGATTTTGGAGCATGAAATTAGTTTAGCTTTGCAAATTAGTTTTGAAGAAGCTAAACAAAAAATTAAAGATGTTTTATCTGCTAAAAAGTCTTAA
- the rpmB gene encoding 50S ribosomal protein L28 yields MGRECEITGKKTLFGNNVPRKGLAKRKGGAGQHIGVKTKRTFKVNLINKKFFIPELGRNINIKVSASALRSISKVGFDIFLKKNSKKVEDFI; encoded by the coding sequence ATGGGAAGAGAGTGTGAAATAACAGGAAAAAAGACATTGTTTGGAAATAATGTTCCAAGAAAGGGGCTTGCTAAGAGGAAGGGTGGAGCAGGTCAGCATATTGGCGTTAAGACTAAAAGAACTTTTAAAGTGAATTTAATTAATAAGAAATTTTTTATACCAGAATTGGGGAGAAATATTAATATTAAGGTTTCTGCAAGTGCTTTGAGGAGTATTTCAAAAGTTGGTTTTGATATTTTTTTGAAAAAAAATTCTAAAAAGGTAGAAGACTTTATTTAA
- the gatA gene encoding Asp-tRNA(Asn)/Glu-tRNA(Gln) amidotransferase subunit GatA, with protein MNLRDMSLIKIKELILSRKCNIYDIILLYKERYESNKDINGYIEFFDDSLELAKEYDILLEKGEGQNLPLIGIPIAVKDNIAIKNKGLTCASEILQGYVSPYDATVIKRLRDNGVVFLGRTNMDEFAMGSSCEFSYYGATLNPLNREYVVGGSSGGSSAVVADKQAPFSLGSDTGGSVRLPASFAGIIGFKPSYGGLSRYGLVSYASSLDQIGFFARFVDDIALILKYTCGIDKKDATSIDIDINPYPLLNKTLKSIKVATIKELSEDLMDKDVAREFSNFKIALSSKGIEIHEISIGEITYVLSLYYSIAPVEAASNLARYTGLRYGKIIKDNLTLNDFYLKQRSSFLNEEVKRRIVLGNYLLSEGYNLKYYTKACRIIENIIIPKFSKLFNNFEYIIMPTSFVKPFKIGEMCDDPIKMYYSDICTVIANLIGCPAISIPFSQDKKGLPIGMQIIGQAKKDFELLNFSKNIIEELELDGI; from the coding sequence TTGAATTTAAGAGATATGAGTTTGATAAAGATTAAGGAATTAATATTAAGTCGTAAGTGTAACATTTATGATATTATCCTTTTATATAAAGAGAGATATGAATCTAATAAAGATATAAATGGGTATATTGAATTTTTCGATGATTCATTGGAGTTAGCAAAAGAATATGATATTCTTTTGGAAAAGGGTGAGGGACAAAATTTACCTTTAATTGGCATTCCTATTGCGGTTAAGGATAATATTGCAATTAAAAATAAGGGATTAACTTGTGCTTCTGAGATTTTACAGGGCTATGTTTCTCCTTATGATGCGACAGTTATAAAGAGATTGAGAGATAATGGTGTTGTTTTTCTTGGTAGAACTAATATGGATGAGTTTGCTATGGGTTCTTCTTGTGAATTTTCTTATTATGGTGCTACTCTTAATCCTTTAAATAGGGAGTATGTTGTTGGGGGTAGCTCTGGTGGCTCTAGTGCAGTTGTTGCGGATAAACAAGCTCCTTTTTCACTAGGGAGTGATACTGGAGGTTCTGTTAGACTTCCTGCTTCTTTTGCTGGTATTATTGGATTTAAACCTTCTTATGGAGGCCTATCGCGTTATGGGCTTGTATCCTATGCGTCTTCTCTTGATCAGATAGGATTTTTTGCTCGTTTTGTTGATGATATAGCTTTAATATTAAAGTATACCTGTGGAATTGATAAAAAGGATGCTACTAGTATAGATATTGATATAAATCCTTATCCATTGTTAAATAAGACTTTGAAGAGTATTAAAGTAGCTACAATCAAAGAGCTTAGTGAAGATTTAATGGACAAAGATGTTGCTCGTGAATTTTCTAATTTTAAAATTGCACTTTCAAGTAAAGGCATTGAAATACATGAGATTTCAATAGGAGAAATTACTTATGTGCTTTCTCTATATTATTCAATAGCACCAGTTGAGGCTGCTTCTAATCTTGCTCGTTACACTGGGCTTCGTTATGGGAAAATAATAAAGGATAATTTAACTTTAAATGATTTTTATCTCAAGCAAAGAAGTTCTTTTTTAAATGAAGAAGTTAAAAGGCGCATTGTTCTTGGTAATTACTTATTATCAGAAGGCTATAATTTAAAGTATTATACAAAGGCTTGTCGCATTATTGAAAATATTATAATCCCTAAATTTAGCAAGCTTTTTAATAATTTTGAATATATTATTATGCCTACTAGTTTTGTAAAGCCTTTTAAAATTGGAGAGATGTGTGATGATCCTATAAAAATGTATTATTCTGATATATGTACTGTAATAGCCAATCTTATTGGTTGTCCTGCAATTTCTATTCCCTTTTCTCAAGATAAAAAAGGATTGCCTATTGGCATGCAGATAATTGGACAAGCTAAAAAAGATTTTGAGCTTTTAAATTTTTCAAAAAATATAATAGAGGAACTGGAATTAGATGGAATATAA
- a CDS encoding outer membrane lipoprotein carrier protein LolA translates to MKRIILVLIMYPYVIFAQVSANQYFENVYSKYQNVEDMQAKISLNIKGLKQTGTLLYKFPDKFIINLDSNNQVFVSDGELLTVYVPSLATSFRQQLTKGKTGGGFMNVLGTEYSVSYTNSPNLESLDESGGGGAPKSFIKLTFSRRLYKGAATIDSFMVAFTESGSIRRIIAYPTGGGREIVIDFLSTKFNVGIPDNRFKYDPPKTSNKIDNFLYDVKKA, encoded by the coding sequence ATGAAGAGAATAATATTAGTACTTATTATGTATCCCTATGTTATTTTTGCTCAAGTATCTGCTAATCAGTATTTTGAGAATGTTTATTCAAAATATCAAAATGTAGAAGATATGCAGGCTAAAATTAGTCTTAATATAAAGGGATTAAAGCAAACAGGTACTCTGTTATATAAATTTCCAGATAAATTTATTATTAATTTAGATTCTAATAATCAAGTTTTTGTAAGTGATGGAGAACTTTTAACAGTTTATGTTCCATCACTTGCTACTTCTTTTAGACAACAATTAACTAAGGGAAAAACAGGCGGTGGTTTTATGAATGTTTTGGGTACTGAATACAGTGTATCTTATACTAATTCTCCCAATTTAGAATCCCTTGATGAGTCTGGGGGAGGAGGAGCACCTAAGAGTTTTATAAAATTGACTTTTTCAAGACGTCTTTATAAAGGTGCAGCTACGATTGATTCTTTTATGGTTGCTTTTACAGAGAGTGGTTCAATTAGGAGGATTATTGCTTATCCTACGGGTGGTGGTCGAGAAATTGTTATTGATTTTCTGTCTACAAAGTTTAATGTTGGAATTCCTGATAATAGATTTAAATATGATCCACCAAAAACTTCAAACAAAATAGATAATTTTTTATATGATGTTAAAAAAGCTTGA
- the amrB gene encoding AmmeMemoRadiSam system protein B, whose product MHKRKTHKALLVSYGNYEFFLQHIHLFQRIIDKNTKNIFIFSQTKKNSQINISTHKSWKIFNSKIYVNVNIMNLIQKLEFTNTEDKIIENDHKIEIVLNFIKDMTKNIKIIPIILGKLKYQILKEFCQFLNPFTEREENSFLFLSHFISQSTNLSKAIKLASTLKELLVKNNLNTFLILENYNAHKIFPENINAFIITHKLFQRFEFKYNEIIKNNNAYLIIENILIN is encoded by the coding sequence TTGCACAAAAGAAAAACTCATAAAGCACTTTTAGTCAGTTATGGAAATTATGAGTTTTTCTTACAACATATTCACTTATTTCAAAGAATAATAGATAAAAATACAAAAAATATTTTTATATTCTCGCAAACAAAAAAAAATTCACAAATTAATATTTCAACTCACAAATCTTGGAAGATATTCAATTCAAAAATTTACGTAAATGTAAATATAATGAATCTAATACAAAAACTTGAATTTACAAACACAGAAGATAAAATAATAGAAAATGATCATAAAATTGAAATTGTGTTAAATTTTATCAAAGATATGACAAAAAATATAAAAATAATTCCAATTATATTAGGCAAGCTTAAATATCAAATATTAAAAGAATTTTGTCAATTTTTAAACCCATTTACAGAAAGAGAAGAAAATTCCTTTCTTTTCCTTTCTCATTTTATCTCACAATCTACAAACTTAAGCAAAGCTATTAAACTAGCTTCAACACTTAAAGAGCTTTTAGTCAAAAATAACTTAAATACCTTTCTTATCTTAGAGAATTATAATGCTCATAAAATATTTCCTGAAAATATAAATGCATTTATAATAACACACAAACTCTTCCAAAGATTTGAATTCAAATACAATGAAATCATCAAAAACAATAATGCATACTTAATAATAGAAAATATATTAATAAATTAA
- a CDS encoding helix-turn-helix domain-containing protein, which yields MEENDFVKFGDFLKKARVDKGLTLEGISDEIKISIKYLKALEDSDIELFPNEVLAVGFLRTYSEYLDINVWYISSLFKEYKKRLNDSYIGIKTENKNISSNFESEGNVQGKSIDISMLNSTIMIKMLMILVSLVVLIFFIFNFNEINAYLKKIFKTSHVVRKNPEVHEVPFDKETFWNVLLADGDFLSLIYGNTILKYKVSFKNDDLVITDKLSNSQDIFKLGKSREIDFNDNIKVKMIYENYSRESIKKAHVSLESFILNVEYVSEASLSNRFEILNWEFEVNGPRSRVVSEYPTLYSSQNIVNIDLMIHFLNDTFLRYVDENNLSGKSLFMSKDNTLNLNFKKSLILFLSRLSDVNITLQGKDITSILKGWYEKEIMALQFFWLKTPVGFDLKVSEVY from the coding sequence ATGGAAGAAAATGATTTCGTTAAGTTTGGAGATTTTTTAAAAAAAGCTAGGGTTGATAAGGGGCTAACTCTTGAAGGTATATCTGATGAGATTAAAATTTCTATTAAATATCTTAAGGCTCTTGAAGACTCTGATATTGAATTATTTCCAAATGAAGTTTTAGCTGTAGGATTTTTAAGGACCTATAGTGAGTATTTAGATATTAATGTTTGGTACATTTCTTCTCTTTTTAAGGAATATAAAAAGAGGCTTAATGATAGTTATATTGGCATTAAAACTGAGAATAAAAATATTAGTTCAAATTTTGAGAGTGAAGGGAATGTTCAAGGCAAGAGCATAGATATTTCTATGCTAAATTCTACTATAATGATTAAGATGCTAATGATATTGGTTAGTCTTGTAGTATTAATATTTTTTATTTTCAATTTTAATGAAATTAATGCCTATTTGAAAAAAATATTTAAAACAAGCCATGTTGTAAGGAAAAATCCAGAAGTTCATGAAGTTCCTTTTGATAAAGAAACTTTTTGGAATGTTTTACTTGCAGATGGTGATTTTTTATCTTTAATTTATGGCAACACTATCTTAAAGTATAAAGTTTCTTTTAAAAATGATGATTTAGTTATTACAGATAAGTTAAGTAATAGTCAAGATATTTTTAAACTAGGTAAATCTCGAGAAATAGATTTTAATGATAATATAAAAGTGAAGATGATTTATGAGAATTATTCTAGAGAGAGCATTAAGAAGGCTCATGTAAGCTTAGAATCTTTTATTTTAAATGTTGAATATGTGTCTGAAGCTAGTCTTTCTAATAGATTTGAAATTTTGAATTGGGAATTTGAAGTTAATGGCCCTAGGAGTAGGGTGGTTAGTGAATATCCTACCTTATATTCTTCTCAAAATATTGTGAATATTGATTTAATGATTCATTTTTTAAATGATACATTTTTAAGATATGTCGATGAGAATAATCTTTCAGGAAAATCTTTATTTATGTCTAAAGATAATACACTTAATTTAAATTTTAAAAAATCTTTAATATTATTTTTATCAAGACTTTCTGATGTTAATATTACTCTTCAAGGGAAGGATATAACTTCTATTTTAAAAGGGTGGTATGAAAAAGAAATAATGGCACTTCAATTTTTTTGGCTAAAAACTCCTGTGGGATTTGATCTTAAGGTTTCTGAAGTTTATTAA